The following proteins are co-located in the Sulfurovum sp. TSL6 genome:
- the hemA gene encoding glutamyl-tRNA reductase: MYYQVMSFSHKNCDQGMREKLAFANNEEKIEMLNQLVEFEFIHEAFIVSTCNRVEIVLATRDNFSSYHTILGLMSQKSELNFYEIKSAGIRYDDEEAVQHIFSVVSSLDSLVIGESQITGQVKEAFMLSHQNGTAGRKLNRIISYAVKCAAEVRNATNISQNPISIASVAVAQAHKLLGDSMAGTTAVVVGAGEMGILATKHLLRAGCDVVMIGRDQEKVALLAETLGENVKAATMEKLPKYLNRYRLLFTATSAREPIITQDLIENEALPRLWFDMAIPRDIEDMELEKLKLFRIDDLRTISQDNHALREEQAVRAAEIVEKYKEEFYAWLRALSIEPVIKEMREQVNDAIDAEMQRALKKGFVPAEAEANMRKMAEQMFKRFLHQPTQNLRHSSTEKKNANCIESIKKMFNIDTENIDLKQYKNDHHTKGYNA, from the coding sequence ATGTATTACCAAGTGATGAGTTTTTCGCATAAGAATTGTGATCAGGGTATGAGGGAAAAGCTGGCATTTGCCAATAATGAAGAAAAAATTGAAATGCTGAATCAGTTGGTTGAATTTGAGTTTATTCATGAAGCATTCATTGTTTCTACCTGTAACCGTGTTGAAATCGTATTGGCAACACGAGACAACTTTTCCAGTTATCACACGATCTTGGGACTCATGAGTCAAAAGAGCGAACTGAATTTTTATGAGATCAAATCGGCAGGGATACGTTATGATGATGAAGAGGCGGTACAGCATATTTTTTCTGTGGTTTCTTCACTGGATTCTTTGGTCATAGGTGAATCTCAAATTACAGGACAGGTGAAAGAGGCATTTATGCTCTCACATCAAAATGGTACGGCTGGGCGTAAACTTAATCGTATCATCTCTTATGCAGTGAAGTGTGCTGCAGAAGTACGCAATGCAACGAATATTTCTCAAAACCCTATTTCGATCGCTTCAGTTGCCGTGGCACAGGCACATAAACTTTTGGGTGATAGTATGGCTGGTACGACAGCTGTGGTAGTAGGTGCAGGCGAAATGGGTATATTGGCAACTAAACATCTACTCAGAGCAGGCTGTGATGTGGTGATGATAGGAAGAGACCAAGAGAAGGTCGCACTGCTGGCAGAGACCCTGGGGGAAAATGTAAAAGCAGCCACCATGGAAAAACTTCCAAAGTATTTGAACCGTTATCGATTGCTTTTTACAGCTACATCAGCCAGAGAACCGATCATTACCCAGGATCTTATAGAGAATGAAGCCTTGCCAAGACTCTGGTTTGATATGGCAATTCCTAGAGATATCGAAGATATGGAGTTAGAGAAATTAAAACTCTTCCGTATCGATGACCTTCGTACCATTTCTCAGGATAATCATGCATTACGCGAAGAACAAGCAGTCAGAGCAGCTGAAATAGTAGAAAAGTATAAAGAAGAGTTTTATGCATGGCTTAGAGCACTCTCTATAGAACCGGTGATCAAAGAGATGAGAGAACAGGTGAATGATGCTATAGACGCTGAAATGCAAAGAGCCCTTAAAAAAGGTTTTGTCCCTGCAGAAGCCGAAGCAAATATGCGTAAAATGGCTGAGCAAATGTTCAAACGTTTTTTACATCAACCGACACAAAACCTGAGACACTCTTCTACCGAGAAGAAAAATGCAAACTGCATAGAATCAATCAAAAAAATGTTCAATATAGATACAGAAAATATTGATCTGAAACAGTACAAGAATGACCATCATACAAAAGGATACAACGCGTGA
- a CDS encoding efflux RND transporter permease subunit: MIRSFIRFAVDKPIINHILMVFMLLLAVFAYQNIAKEIFPPSTLDQISVQGGYVGTSADVLDKMVVTSIEDELKSLSEIDTLYTSIQNGSFSINADIKPGSDTQLVLSDVKDIISKTRRDLPADMDEPVARIVVHEYPLLLVAVSGNVEKKALIDAADALKSKLALIHDLSSIEIRGDTDEEVIITLDQKKLDAYGLDKSAVYQAISSISSIFPAGTLDGQGDHLYISTINGEKSAKALGQTLLSVGGKSFRLEDVAEVYYGLGDPTQISHYNGKQNISLNINKSKEGNAIALSKEIRKILAEFNENYGNVRFEAYTDTSIWIKNRLNLVSSNILFGLILVFMALFLSVNMRIAWVVGIGIPASFFITLIVMDMIGYSLNMLTLLGALIALGMLVDEAIVVAENIYRHMEMGKTPRDAAIEGAIEMFPAVLTATLTTVFAFLPLLIMSGKMGMFMQVLPVMISVLLVSSLFEAFYFLPLHAKEFYTMGTFKKEKYDENFWKGWIAWYQKFLGKLLDHKKRSLLIILTLIILGTLGMAKITKFQLFPEFDAQQVYLNGKVNINNDLQDTEVYVTQIEEALLEILDKKEMDSVTSVIGFKFNKDQSFELGENLFQIFINLHEKAPENFFDKYINPVFSLEYDGSDMIRDRLSQEIAKEIQERIVEKFKKIELNEEKLYEEFNVYVQQAGIVSNDIEIGFEHPDRDKMLASMKRVEEKLDSINGVEDIADNANEGERELKLRVNEYGQQLGFSEGYVTSVLKGAFLKAEYAKMFNKEGLVRVKIEDVYKEDASAIGNFQLTTPDGQKVVRLSDICDFTYQKSFVKIFKEDGEKVRSLYARVEKKVITPVEVMQQLKPLLDDIENEGVKIIIKGEEKENEKLKKELGQALMIAIFLIFITLVWMFNSLVLPLIILTTIPLSLFGALVGTKLMGVNMTMPGMMGVIGLAGVVVNDGLIMLDFIKGSKNYEGIQQKAGMRLRPILLTSVTTVLGLSSLIFFASGQALILQPMAISLGFGIAWATVLNLYYVPLMYAVIYRVKNTA; the protein is encoded by the coding sequence ATGATACGTAGTTTTATTCGTTTTGCAGTAGATAAGCCTATTATCAATCATATTTTGATGGTTTTCATGTTGCTGCTCGCTGTTTTTGCCTATCAGAACATTGCCAAGGAGATATTCCCTCCTTCCACACTTGATCAGATATCGGTACAGGGTGGATACGTCGGTACCAGTGCTGATGTGTTGGACAAAATGGTTGTCACAAGTATAGAGGATGAACTTAAAAGTCTTTCTGAGATCGATACCCTTTACACCAGTATACAAAATGGAAGTTTTAGTATTAATGCAGATATTAAACCGGGCAGTGATACTCAGTTGGTCCTTTCTGATGTGAAAGATATTATCTCAAAAACAAGACGTGATCTTCCTGCTGATATGGATGAACCTGTTGCACGTATCGTGGTACATGAATATCCGCTTTTACTGGTAGCAGTTTCAGGTAATGTAGAGAAAAAAGCACTGATCGACGCGGCAGATGCGCTTAAAAGTAAACTAGCACTCATCCATGACCTTAGCAGTATAGAGATACGTGGAGACACAGATGAAGAAGTGATCATCACCTTAGACCAAAAAAAGCTGGATGCATATGGTCTGGATAAATCTGCAGTGTATCAGGCTATCTCCAGTATATCGAGTATTTTTCCTGCTGGAACACTTGATGGTCAGGGTGATCATCTTTATATCTCTACGATCAACGGTGAGAAAAGTGCAAAAGCGTTAGGGCAAACGCTATTGAGCGTAGGCGGAAAAAGTTTTCGCTTGGAGGATGTGGCTGAAGTGTATTATGGGTTGGGTGATCCTACACAGATATCGCACTATAACGGTAAACAGAATATCTCTTTAAATATCAATAAAAGTAAAGAGGGTAATGCCATTGCCTTGAGTAAAGAGATACGTAAAATACTTGCCGAATTTAATGAAAACTATGGGAATGTTAGATTTGAAGCCTATACGGATACTTCTATCTGGATCAAGAATCGTTTGAATCTTGTCTCTTCCAATATTTTGTTCGGACTGATTCTGGTCTTTATGGCCCTCTTTTTATCTGTGAATATGCGGATCGCATGGGTGGTGGGTATCGGGATACCGGCCAGTTTTTTCATTACGCTGATCGTGATGGACATGATAGGCTACAGTTTGAATATGCTGACGCTGCTTGGGGCACTCATCGCCCTTGGTATGCTTGTGGATGAAGCCATTGTTGTAGCGGAAAATATCTATAGGCATATGGAGATGGGAAAGACGCCAAGAGATGCGGCTATTGAAGGTGCTATTGAAATGTTTCCTGCAGTACTTACGGCAACACTGACCACGGTATTTGCATTTTTGCCACTCTTGATCATGAGCGGTAAAATGGGGATGTTCATGCAGGTTCTTCCTGTGATGATATCTGTACTGCTTGTCTCTTCTTTGTTTGAAGCATTTTACTTTTTGCCTTTACATGCAAAAGAGTTTTATACTATGGGAACTTTTAAAAAAGAAAAATATGATGAAAATTTTTGGAAAGGATGGATAGCATGGTATCAAAAATTTCTAGGAAAACTTTTAGATCATAAGAAACGGTCTCTTTTAATCATATTGACACTGATCATTTTGGGAACTTTAGGAATGGCAAAAATTACCAAGTTTCAGCTTTTCCCTGAGTTCGATGCACAGCAGGTCTATCTGAATGGAAAAGTAAACATCAACAATGACCTGCAAGATACTGAAGTCTATGTCACACAGATAGAGGAAGCACTGCTGGAGATACTGGATAAAAAAGAGATGGATTCAGTCACTTCGGTCATAGGGTTTAAGTTTAATAAAGACCAAAGTTTTGAGCTAGGAGAAAACCTTTTCCAGATCTTTATCAATCTACATGAAAAAGCTCCGGAAAACTTTTTTGACAAGTATATCAATCCCGTATTTTCATTGGAATATGACGGCAGTGATATGATCAGAGACAGACTCTCTCAGGAGATCGCTAAAGAGATACAAGAACGCATTGTTGAAAAATTCAAAAAAATAGAACTCAATGAGGAAAAACTCTATGAAGAGTTTAATGTCTATGTACAACAGGCAGGTATTGTCAGTAATGATATAGAGATCGGATTTGAACATCCAGATAGAGACAAAATGTTGGCTTCAATGAAAAGAGTAGAAGAGAAGCTTGACAGTATCAATGGAGTCGAAGACATAGCAGACAATGCCAATGAGGGAGAGCGTGAACTCAAGCTGCGTGTCAATGAATACGGGCAACAGTTGGGCTTTAGTGAAGGATATGTTACCTCTGTACTGAAGGGTGCTTTTCTCAAGGCTGAGTATGCAAAAATGTTCAATAAAGAAGGCTTGGTCAGAGTGAAGATAGAAGATGTCTATAAAGAGGATGCGTCAGCTATAGGAAACTTTCAACTGACTACCCCGGATGGACAGAAAGTGGTGAGACTTTCAGATATCTGCGATTTCACCTATCAAAAAAGCTTTGTCAAAATCTTTAAAGAGGACGGTGAAAAGGTACGTTCACTGTATGCAAGGGTGGAAAAGAAGGTCATTACTCCCGTTGAGGTCATGCAACAGTTAAAACCTCTTTTGGATGACATAGAAAATGAAGGGGTCAAGATCATTATTAAAGGTGAAGAGAAAGAGAATGAAAAGTTGAAAAAAGAGCTTGGTCAGGCATTGATGATAGCCATATTCCTGATCTTTATCACTTTGGTTTGGATGTTTAACTCTTTGGTCTTACCATTGATCATACTGACAACGATACCACTTTCTCTTTTTGGTGCTTTGGTCGGAACTAAACTCATGGGTGTAAATATGACGATGCCTGGTATGATGGGAGTCATTGGACTTGCCGGTGTAGTGGTCAATGACGGACTTATTATGCTTGATTTTATCAAAGGAAGTAAAAATTATGAAGGGATCCAACAAAAAGCAGGGATGAGACTCCGTCCTATTTTGCTTACGTCTGTGACCACAGTATTGGGATTGTCGTCTTTGATCTTCTTCGCTTCCGGGCAGGCACTGATACTTCAACCTATGGCTATTTCACTAGGTTTTGGTATCGCTTGGGCAACTGTGTTGAATCTCTACTACGTCCCTTTGATGTATGCAGTGATATACAGAGTCAAGAATACAGCGTAA
- a CDS encoding polyprenyl synthetase family protein, with protein sequence MLSAVERKIEQFIADLNDKEVNGLYAQLPDGKRLRAKLILKIAGSNLSVVKTAAIVEMIHAASLLHDDVIDDAYTRRSKPSLNALYGNKTAIMLGDILYSKGFLELNNISPDVAKMISNAVVQLSLGELKDVSLSKTFNLDKDVYIEMIYQKTASLMEASAGAAALLAGKSKEAYMTYGRNLGIAFQMIDDLLDITSDSATLGKPALHDFEEGKTTLPYMYLYELLGSDEKEKLRSLHGKNLSTEEQHWIKMKMQEHQVIQKSYQEAKVLIEEAITLMNDKGEDALSSIAMQMIERDF encoded by the coding sequence GTGTTAAGTGCTGTTGAGAGAAAAATAGAACAATTTATAGCTGACCTGAATGATAAAGAGGTAAATGGACTTTATGCTCAATTGCCTGATGGTAAAAGGCTGCGTGCAAAACTCATTTTGAAAATAGCAGGAAGTAACCTTTCTGTAGTGAAAACCGCTGCTATCGTTGAAATGATACATGCAGCAAGTCTTTTACATGATGATGTGATAGACGATGCCTATACCAGACGTTCAAAACCTTCTCTTAATGCACTTTATGGCAATAAAACTGCCATAATGCTGGGAGACATCCTCTACTCAAAAGGTTTTTTAGAGTTAAATAACATTAGTCCGGATGTGGCTAAGATGATCTCAAATGCCGTTGTCCAACTCAGCCTTGGAGAACTCAAAGATGTCTCACTTTCAAAAACATTTAATTTGGATAAAGATGTCTATATTGAAATGATCTACCAAAAAACGGCTTCTCTTATGGAAGCCAGTGCAGGTGCTGCAGCTTTATTAGCCGGCAAGTCTAAAGAAGCCTATATGACATACGGTAGAAACTTGGGTATTGCATTTCAAATGATAGATGACTTGCTTGATATTACATCCGATAGTGCTACTTTGGGTAAACCTGCATTGCATGACTTTGAAGAGGGAAAAACCACACTGCCATATATGTACCTTTATGAACTGTTGGGGAGTGATGAAAAAGAGAAATTAAGATCACTACATGGAAAAAATCTCTCTACAGAAGAACAACATTGGATCAAAATGAAAATGCAGGAACACCAAGTGATACAAAAAAGCTATCAGGAAGCCAAGGTACTGATAGAAGAAGCGATCACTCTGATGAATGACAAAGGTGAAGATGCACTCTCAAGTATAGCTATGCAGATGATAGAAAGGGATTTTTAA